Within Citromicrobium bathyomarinum, the genomic segment GCGGTATGCACCGCTGGCGACATCGACCAGATGCAGCGTGGTCGCGGCGGGATCGTGCTGGTCGATCCCGGCGACCAGCGAGAGCTGCCTGCCGTCGGGCGAGACTTCCAGATCGCCCAGCTTGCCCGGCGTTTCTACCTCGCGCAGCACGCGGCCCGTGCCCAGATCGATGATGTTCACCCGGCTGGCGGTATAGGTGTCGTCGATCCGCGGGGTCGGCTGGCTTTCGACAATGCCGAGCTTGCCGTCGGGCGTCAGCTTGAACGAGGTGACGTAGCCGGACACGGCGATCTCGCGCGGCTTGGCGTCGATCTCCTCGCCACCGGCCTGCGCGGCGAACAGGCGGTTGAACCGCTCTTCCTCTTCATAGACCACCGCGTTGAAGCCTTTCTTGGCCTCTGCCTTGCGGTCTGTGTCGGGGGCGGCGCTCGCCAGCAGATAGAGCGTCGCGCCATCGGGTGCCCATGCGTAGCTGCGCACGCTGGCGTCCTTGACCTCGGCGAGTTTCATCTGCGCGCCACCATCGACGGGGATGCCCCAGACCGCGCGATCTTCGTCGTCCTTGCTCCACAGGAAGCTGACCATCCGCCCGTCGGGCGAGAATTCGACGGTCGAGACGGAGACATCCTCGGGCAGGAAGACCCGCGTGTTGTCAGGCCCGTAGGCCATTTTCAGCTGCTGCTGCGTGCTGCCATTATCCTCGCCCGCAACCACGTCGGGCAGGCTGGCGGTGGTGTAGGCGACGCGGCTGCCATCGGGCGAGACGGCGATTGCGCCCACGCTTTCCAGCTGTGCCACATCCTGCGGCGTCATCGGGCGCGCTTGGGCGGTCGCGGCGAGCGACACCCCGGCGAGCAGGCTGGCGGCGGTCAGGGCAGTGCGGGTGGCGTGGTGCATCTTCTGGTGGTCCTCTCGTATCGTTTCGGTTGTTTTTGCCAAACTGTGCGGCAGGTTATAGCCAGCCATCAGGTGTGCGCAAACGTGCGAGCGGGCAAAAGGGGGAATAGGACGATGCGGGTACTGGTCTGGATGATGGCGGCGATTGCTGCGCTGCTGGGTACGCCTGCGCTGGCGCAGGTGACGGTGATCCATGCCGGATCGGTGATCCGCGATGCCGATGGCGAGCCGAGCGGCCCTGCCACCATTACGATCGAGGACGGCCGGATCGTGTCGATCGTCGACGGGCTCCAGACGCCGGGTGGCGAGGCGCAGGTGATCGATCTTGCCGACAAGACCGTGCTGCCCGGCCTGATCGACCTGCATGTCCACCTCACCGGCGATCCCGGTGGCGATTTCTGGAAGGAAGCGACCGAGCCTGACGAGTGGGGCGTGGTCGTGGGCGCGAAGAACGCGCGGATCACCGCACTGGCGGGGTTCACCACCGTGCGCGAGGCGGGCAGCGGGCCCGAAACCGCCTTCGCCCTGCGGCGCGGAACGGCCGAGGGGCTGATCCCCGGCCCGCGGATCGTCGCGGCGGGCGTGCCGCTGGCGATCATCGGCGGGCACGGCGACGTCAACGGCTTCCGGCCCGAGGTCAACGAACTGCTCGACAGCGGCTTCACCTGCACCGGCCCGGTCGAATGTGCCGCCAAGGTGCGGCTGGCGAGCCAGAACGGCTCCGACGTGATCAAGATCACCGCCACCGGCGGCGTGCTCAGCCAGCAAGGCCGTGGGCTGGAGGCGCATTTCAGCGATGCAGAGATGAAGGCGATTGCTGACACCGCCCACTCGCTCGGCCTCAAGGTGATGGCCCATGCGCATGGCGCGCGCGGGATCGAGGCGGCGAGCCGCGCCGGGATCGATACGATCGAGCATGGCACCTATCTGGACGAAGCTGCGACGCGCGCGATGCGTGAGAACGGCACCGTGCTGGTCCCCACGCTGATGGCGTTCCAGGGCGTGACCGAGCGGCTGGGCAAGGGCATCTACACCCCCGTGGTGGAGGACAAGATCCGCGCCGTGGCCGAAACTGCGCGCGTCTTCATGGGCAAGGCGCTGCGCTGGAACGTGCCGATCGCCTTCGGCACCGATGCGGGCGTGTTCGCGCATGGCCGCAACGCGGGCGAATTCGCGCTGATGCGCGCACAGGGCATGACCGACCGGCAGGCTCTCGCCAGCGCGACCACTATCGCCGCGAAGGTGCTGGAGATGGACGACCAGATCGGCCGCCTCGCGCCCGGCTATTCGGCAGACATCATCGCGGTCGACGGCAATCCGCTGGACGATGTGACGGTGCTGGAGAAGGTCGACTTCGCGATGGTGCGTGGCCGGGTGATCGAATAGCCGACGTTCGTCGATTGGCCGCTGGCCTTTGCAGAAGGCGATTGGCGGGCGTCCTGGCCCGGCCTACCGTCGCGCGATTATATTCCTGGGGGAGACTACCGACATGACCATCCGCCGCCTGCTGACCGGAGCCGCCGCGCTCGCCCTGCTTGCCTCGCCCGGGGTGGCGCTGGCCGATCATCACGAGGAAGCGCCCGCCGCCGCGCAGCAGTCCGAACACGACAAGCTGTTCGCGCTGTTCGCCGATTCCGATGCGCGCAGCCTCGAACTCAATCCGCTCAGCCGCCTGTTCCGCGGCGACGACACCAATGCGGACCGATTGGGCGACTATCTGACCGATGCGAGCTATTACGCCTCGCTTCGCGATACGCAGCTCAATGTCGCGCTGCTCGAACAGATCGACCGCGCCAAGCTCTCGCCGACCGACCAGCTCGCCTACGACGTGTTCAAGTACAACCAGGATGAATCGCTCAAGGGCGCAACCCCGGAAATCCGCGCGCTGACCGAGGTGCGCCCGGTCAACCACTTCAGCGGCTTCCACACCTTCTACCCCAATTTCGCGAGCGGTACCGGCGCGGCACCGTTCAAGACCATCGCGAACTACGAAGACAACCTCAGCCGCCACGACGACTATATCGCCATCACCGACCGCTCGATCGAGAAGTTCCGTGAAGGGATGGAAACGGGCGTGGTCGAGACCAGGCTGACCATTGGCAACGTGATTTCGCAGCTCGACACGCAGCTGGCGATCCCGATTGCGGAATCGCAGTTCATGGGCCCGACCACCATGTTCCCCGAGGATTTCTCGGACGCGGAGAAGGCCCGCCTGACCGCCGCCTATGAGGCCAAGACCCGCGAAATCTACGCCGCGCACGAACGGCTGCGCGATTTCCTGCGCGACGAATATCTTGCCGCCGCGCGCGAGGAGGTGGGCCTGAGCCAGATGAAGGGCGGGGCGAAGCTGTACGAACAGCTGATCGAGAGCACCACGACCCTGCCGCTCAAAGCCGACTACATCCACCAGCTGGGCCTCGCCGAGGTCGAGCGGATCAAGGGCGAGCTGGAGGCGTTGAAGGAAGAGGTCGGCTACGAGGGCACGCTGGGCGAGTTCTTCGACTACGTGCGCACCGATCCCAAGTTCAAGCCGGAGAGCCGCGAGGCGCTGACCCAGACCTATTACGATATCGGCAAGCAGGTCGATGCGAAGATCGGCGAGCTGTTCAGCCTGGTCCCCAAGTCCGAGCTCAAGATCGAGCCCTACGACCCCTCGATCGAGCAGTTCAGCGCGGGCGGGTCTTACCAGTCGGGTACGCCCGACGGATCGCGCCCGGGCACGTTCTTCTTCAACGCCTACGACCTGCCCAGCCGCCTGACGACGGGCAATGTGACGCTCTACCTCCATGAAGGCGCGCCGGGGCACCATTTCCAGATCAGTCTGGCGCAGGAGAACGAGGATCTGCCCGCCTTCATGCGCTTCGGCGGGACGACCTCCTTCGTCGAAGGCTGGGCGCTCTATGCCGAGACGCTGGGCAACGAGATGGGCTTTTACGAAGACCCGTGGGCGCGGTACGGCACGTTGCAGGACGAACAGCTGCGCGCGATGCGGCTGGTGGTCGACACCGGCATCCACTCCAAGGGCTGGAGCCGGGAGCAGGCGATCGACTTCATGCTCGAAAATTCAGGCATGACCCGCACCGAAGTGGTCGCCGAGGTGGAACGCTATATCGCGATCCCGAGCCAGGCGCTGGCCTACAAGATCGGCGCGCTGAAGATCCAGGAACTGCGCGAGCGCGCGCAGACCGAGCTGGGCGATGCGTTCGACATCAAGGATTTCCACGCGCAGGTGCTGAACACCGGCGGCCTGCCGCTGCCCGTGCTGGAGGAAAAGATCGACCGCTGGATCGCGAACGGCGGCGGCTGACCGCGCGCCAGCTGGGCACTATCCCTCCCCGCGCCTGATAAGAAACCGGGCTGCGGCTGTCGCATAACGGGGCGGTCGTTCGGCGGGGCTGCGGCCCGCTTGCGAACGCGTGCGCCATCGGCCAAGAAACAATTGTTAACTACGCAATTTCCGGCAGTGAGTCACACGCGCATCATGTGGCGGTGGCACCTGGCAGGGCGCGGTACCGGAACGGCGAGCTGCCGCGCGGGGCCGCTGCCCGCTGCGGCGCATCCGCATCGCGACCGGTTCTTGCGATGCCTGGCACGATTATCACAGGAGCAATCGCCACCGATGGCCACCGCCGACACCATTCCCGCCTGGATCGCCATGTTCATCGGCATCTATGCCTTCGCCGCCGCCATGGGCGAGCTGCGGCTGCCGGGCACGTGGAAGGCGATGATGCAGGATTTCGAGCAGTCGCCGGGCATGCGCTTCATCGCGGGAATCATGGCCCTGACGCTGGGCGCGGTGATCTATCTCGTGGTGCCGTGGCGGCCGGACGACTGGTTGTTCATCGCAGTCTCCGCGCTCGGCGGGCTGCTGGTGCTGGAAGGCATCGTGCTGCTGGCGGCGGGCGAACGCGTCGTCACCTTCGGTCGCTGGCTGATCGCGAGCGCGAGCGAGGTGTGGGCGGGTCTTTCCGCGATCCTGGGCGCAGGGTGCATCTTCGTCGCTCTGTCGCGGCTGGGCACGTTCTGAGCCGCTGCCGGCCCTAGGGCAGGCGGCAATCCTGATAATATTCGTAGGCCTGCCCGCCCTCGCCGGTGAAGGGCGCGCCCTTCTCGCAATCGAGGCGCAGGTCCGCGCCGACCCCGCCCCAGGCATCGATCACTGCCTCGACATTCTCCGCCGGGATTTCGAATGCCACGGTGCGCCCGTCGGCGGTGGTCATGTCGCCGATCGGCGGGTCCATATCGAGCGCGATGCCCGACACCGCGCCGGAGATAGTCTCGCGCGTGCTGGCCGGTTCCGCTTGCGCCTCGGCAGTCTCCTCCGCCTCCGGCGCGGGGGCAGGGTCGGCCTCGGTGACCGCTTCGTCTGCCTCGGCCGAGCTGTCGTCGCCATCGGAACAGGCGGCCCCTGCGAGCAGGATCGCGGCTACCAGCATTCTGCGCATCGTCATTCCCCCATCAATCGCGCGGGGAAGCATACCGGCGATACCTCACGCGGCAAGTCGGGCAGCTCTCACTGCGCCGGGTAATAGGTCGGCGAACCGGGCCCCACCGGCAGGCCCAGCGCAAAGGTCCACAGGTAGAAGAAGATCGACCACACGATGAAGAAGCAGATCGAATAGGGCAGCATCATCGCGATCAGCGTGCCCACGCCGAGGTCCTTCTGGTAACGTGTCGCCCAAGCCAGGATCAGCCCGAAATAGCTCATCATCGGCGTAATGATGTTGGTGGTGGAATCGCCGATCCGGTAGGCGGCCTGGATCGCTTCGGGCGAATAGCCGATCAGCATCAGCATCGGCACGAAGATCGGCGCGGTCACCGCCCATTGCGCGCTCGCGCTGCCCAGCGAGAGGTTGATCAGCGCGCAGATGCCGATGAAGGCGAAGAACATCGCCGGGCCGGTCATCCCGGTGTCCTTGAGGAATTGCGCGCCGGTGACCGCGGTGATCCCGCCCAGATGCGTCCACCCGAAGAACGCGACGAACTGCGCGGCGAAGAATACCAGCACGATGTAGAGGCCCAGGGAGCTGAGCGCGCCCGCCATCGCGTCGATCACGTCGCGGTCGGTCTTCATCGTCTTGGCCGCGCGGCCATAGGCATAGCCCACACACACGAAGAAGATCAGGATCCACACCACGAACCCGTCGAAGAAGGGCGAATCCATCCGCTCGCCCGTCTCCAGATTGCGCAGCACGCCCCACTCGGGCCACAGCGTCAGCGCCATCAGCGCGAAGACGCCCAGCATCGCGATGCCCGCCCAGCGCAGGCCCTTGCGCTCGCTCTCCTGCAGCGGCTGCATCATTCCTTCGTCGAGGATCTCGGGATCGGCCTTGGAGGCGTCGAATTTCCCCAGCTGCGGCTCGACGATGTAGATCGAGACGAGGCTGCCGATCGCGGTGATGAGGAAGGTGCTCGCGACCATGAAATACCAGTTGGCGGTCGCCAGCACGGTATAGTCGGGGTCGATCAGCTGCGCCGCTTCCTCGGTAATCCCGGCCAGCAGAGGGTCGATCGTGCCGATCAGCAGGTTGGCGGAATAGCCGCCCGAAACGCCCGCGAAGGCCGCGGCCATGCCCGCCAGCGGATGACGGCCGAGCGCGTAGTAGATCGCGCCGCCCAGCGGGATCAGCACGACATAGCCGACTTCGCTCGCGGTGTTGGAGATGATCCCCGCGAACACGATCGCCACGGTCACCAGCTTGGGCGGTGCACCCAGCACCAGGCTGCGCACCGCCGCGCTCAGCAGGCCGGATTTCTCCGCCACGCCGACGCCGAGCATCGCGACCAGCACCACGCCGAGCGGCGCGAACGAAGTGAAGTTGTCGACCAGCCCGGTGAA encodes:
- a CDS encoding amidohydrolase family protein, whose protein sequence is MRVLVWMMAAIAALLGTPALAQVTVIHAGSVIRDADGEPSGPATITIEDGRIVSIVDGLQTPGGEAQVIDLADKTVLPGLIDLHVHLTGDPGGDFWKEATEPDEWGVVVGAKNARITALAGFTTVREAGSGPETAFALRRGTAEGLIPGPRIVAAGVPLAIIGGHGDVNGFRPEVNELLDSGFTCTGPVECAAKVRLASQNGSDVIKITATGGVLSQQGRGLEAHFSDAEMKAIADTAHSLGLKVMAHAHGARGIEAASRAGIDTIEHGTYLDEAATRAMRENGTVLVPTLMAFQGVTERLGKGIYTPVVEDKIRAVAETARVFMGKALRWNVPIAFGTDAGVFAHGRNAGEFALMRAQGMTDRQALASATTIAAKVLEMDDQIGRLAPGYSADIIAVDGNPLDDVTVLEKVDFAMVRGRVIE
- a CDS encoding DUF885 domain-containing protein translates to MTIRRLLTGAAALALLASPGVALADHHEEAPAAAQQSEHDKLFALFADSDARSLELNPLSRLFRGDDTNADRLGDYLTDASYYASLRDTQLNVALLEQIDRAKLSPTDQLAYDVFKYNQDESLKGATPEIRALTEVRPVNHFSGFHTFYPNFASGTGAAPFKTIANYEDNLSRHDDYIAITDRSIEKFREGMETGVVETRLTIGNVISQLDTQLAIPIAESQFMGPTTMFPEDFSDAEKARLTAAYEAKTREIYAAHERLRDFLRDEYLAAAREEVGLSQMKGGAKLYEQLIESTTTLPLKADYIHQLGLAEVERIKGELEALKEEVGYEGTLGEFFDYVRTDPKFKPESREALTQTYYDIGKQVDAKIGELFSLVPKSELKIEPYDPSIEQFSAGGSYQSGTPDGSRPGTFFFNAYDLPSRLTTGNVTLYLHEGAPGHHFQISLAQENEDLPAFMRFGGTTSFVEGWALYAETLGNEMGFYEDPWARYGTLQDEQLRAMRLVVDTGIHSKGWSREQAIDFMLENSGMTRTEVVAEVERYIAIPSQALAYKIGALKIQELRERAQTELGDAFDIKDFHAQVLNTGGLPLPVLEEKIDRWIANGGG
- a CDS encoding AbgT family transporter translates to MTEFPPPADENTPEAVAKPKRNAFTRFLDGVEWLGNLLPHPVTLFALLAVGIVLLSGLFGYLGVAVVDPRPAGAPGVADDGMIRAVSLMNVEGLQRIFTGLVDNFTSFAPLGVVLVAMLGVGVAEKSGLLSAAVRSLVLGAPPKLVTVAIVFAGIISNTASEVGYVVLIPLGGAIYYALGRHPLAGMAAAFAGVSGGYSANLLIGTIDPLLAGITEEAAQLIDPDYTVLATANWYFMVASTFLITAIGSLVSIYIVEPQLGKFDASKADPEILDEGMMQPLQESERKGLRWAGIAMLGVFALMALTLWPEWGVLRNLETGERMDSPFFDGFVVWILIFFVCVGYAYGRAAKTMKTDRDVIDAMAGALSSLGLYIVLVFFAAQFVAFFGWTHLGGITAVTGAQFLKDTGMTGPAMFFAFIGICALINLSLGSASAQWAVTAPIFVPMLMLIGYSPEAIQAAYRIGDSTTNIITPMMSYFGLILAWATRYQKDLGVGTLIAMMLPYSICFFIVWSIFFYLWTFALGLPVGPGSPTYYPAQ